One genomic window of Mus musculus strain C57BL/6J chromosome 4, GRCm38.p6 C57BL/6J includes the following:
- the Rars2 gene encoding probable arginine--tRNA ligase, mitochondrial isoform X4: protein MGDTQALSLWQRFRDLSIEEYTQIYKRLGIYFDEYSGESFYREKSQDVLKLLDSKGLLQKTAEGNVVVDLSGTGDLSSVCTVMRSDGTSLYATRDLAAAIHRMDKYNFDTMIYVADKGQRRHFQQVFQMLKIMGYDWAERCQHVPFGIVKGMKTRRGGVTFLEDVLNEVQSRMLQNMASIKTTKQLENPQETAERVGLAAVIIQDFRGTLLSDYQFSWDRVFQSRGDTGVFLQYTHARLCSLEETFGCGYLNDSNVACLQEPQSVSILQHLLRFDEVLYLSSQDLQPKHIVSYLLTLSHLAAVAHKTLQVKDSPPDVAGARLHLFKAVRSVLANGMKLLGITPVCRM from the exons ATGGGTGACACGCAGGCACTGTCACTGTGGCAGAGATTCCGGGACTTGAGCATTGAAGAGTACACCCAGATTTACAAG CGTCTTGGAATATACTTTGATGAATATTCAGGAGAATCATTTTATCGTGAAAAATCTCAAGATGTCTTAAAGTTGCTTGACAGCAAAGGACTTCTGCAGAAAACAGC GGAGGGAAATGTTGTAGTAGATCTCTCTGGGACTGGTGACCTCTCTTCTGTCTGCACTGTGATGCGAAGTGATGGGACCTCTCTCTATGCCACCAG gGACCTTGCAGCTGCTATACATCGCATGGACAAGTACAATTTTGACACAATGATTTATGTC gcAGACAAAGGGCAAAGAAGGCATTTTCAGCAAGTGTTCCAAATGCTGAAGATCATGGGCTACGACTGGGCGGAAAG GTGCCAGCATGTCCCCTTTGGGATAGTAAAGGGGATGAAGACTCGAAGAGGAGGGGTCACTTTTCTGGAAGATGTCTTAAATGAGGTTCAATCAAGGATGCTACAGAACATGGCTTCCATTAAGA CCACGAAACAATTGGAGAACCCTCAGGAGACGGCAGAGAGAGTGGGGCTTGCCGCCGTCATCATCCAG GACTTCAGAGGCACTCTCTTATCTGACTATCAGTTCAGTTGGGATCGTGTTTTCCAGAGCCGTGGGGACACTGGAGTCTTCCTGCAGTACACCCATGCCCGCCTCTGTAG TTTGGAAGAGACTTTTGGATGTGGGTATCTCAATGACTCCAATGTTGCTTGTTTACAAGAGCCGCAGTCTGTTTCAATTCTCCAGCATCTTCTCAG GTTTGATGAGGTACTTTACCTGTCATCTCAGGACCTACAGCCGAAGCACATCGTTAGCTACCTCCTAACTCTAAG TCACCTTGCAGCTGTGGCACATAAAACACTCCAGGTGAAAGACAGTCCTCCTGATGTGGCTGGG GCCAGACTTCACCTTTTCAAAGCTGTCCGTTCTGTcttagccaatggaatgaaactTCTTGGAATTACACCTGTATGTAGAATGTAA
- the Rars2 gene encoding probable arginine--tRNA ligase, mitochondrial isoform X3, protein MQFGLLGTGFQLFGYEEKLQTNPLQHLFDVYVQVNKEATDDKNVTKLAHEFFHRLEMGDTQALSLWQRFRDLSIEEYTQIYKRLGIYFDEYSGESFYREKSQDVLKLLDSKGLLQKTAEGNVVVDLSGTGDLSSVCTVMRSDGTSLYATRDLAAAIHRMDKYNFDTMIYVADKGQRRHFQQVFQMLKIMGYDWAERCQHVPFGIVKGMKTRRGGVTFLEDVLNEVQSRMLQNMASIKTTKQLENPQETAERVGLAAVIIQDFRGTLLSDYQFSWDRVFQSRGDTGVFLQYTHARLCSLEETFGCGYLNDSNVACLQEPQSVSILQHLLRFDEVLYLSSQDLQPKHIVSYLLTLSHLAAVAHKTLQVKDSPPDVAGARLHLFKAVRSVLANGMKLLGITPVCRM, encoded by the exons ATGCAGTTTG GTCTGCTGGGAACTGGTTTCCAGCTGTTTGGCTATGAAGAGAAACTCCAGACCAATCCTTTACAGCATCTCTTTGAT GTTTATGTACAAGTTAATAAAGAAGCAACAGATgataaaaatgtaacaaaattgGCACACGAGTTCTTCCACCGACTAGAAATGGGTGACACGCAGGCACTGTCACTGTGGCAGAGATTCCGGGACTTGAGCATTGAAGAGTACACCCAGATTTACAAG CGTCTTGGAATATACTTTGATGAATATTCAGGAGAATCATTTTATCGTGAAAAATCTCAAGATGTCTTAAAGTTGCTTGACAGCAAAGGACTTCTGCAGAAAACAGC GGAGGGAAATGTTGTAGTAGATCTCTCTGGGACTGGTGACCTCTCTTCTGTCTGCACTGTGATGCGAAGTGATGGGACCTCTCTCTATGCCACCAG gGACCTTGCAGCTGCTATACATCGCATGGACAAGTACAATTTTGACACAATGATTTATGTC gcAGACAAAGGGCAAAGAAGGCATTTTCAGCAAGTGTTCCAAATGCTGAAGATCATGGGCTACGACTGGGCGGAAAG GTGCCAGCATGTCCCCTTTGGGATAGTAAAGGGGATGAAGACTCGAAGAGGAGGGGTCACTTTTCTGGAAGATGTCTTAAATGAGGTTCAATCAAGGATGCTACAGAACATGGCTTCCATTAAGA CCACGAAACAATTGGAGAACCCTCAGGAGACGGCAGAGAGAGTGGGGCTTGCCGCCGTCATCATCCAG GACTTCAGAGGCACTCTCTTATCTGACTATCAGTTCAGTTGGGATCGTGTTTTCCAGAGCCGTGGGGACACTGGAGTCTTCCTGCAGTACACCCATGCCCGCCTCTGTAG TTTGGAAGAGACTTTTGGATGTGGGTATCTCAATGACTCCAATGTTGCTTGTTTACAAGAGCCGCAGTCTGTTTCAATTCTCCAGCATCTTCTCAG GTTTGATGAGGTACTTTACCTGTCATCTCAGGACCTACAGCCGAAGCACATCGTTAGCTACCTCCTAACTCTAAG TCACCTTGCAGCTGTGGCACATAAAACACTCCAGGTGAAAGACAGTCCTCCTGATGTGGCTGGG GCCAGACTTCACCTTTTCAAAGCTGTCCGTTCTGTcttagccaatggaatgaaactTCTTGGAATTACACCTGTATGTAGAATGTAA
- the Rars2 gene encoding probable arginine--tRNA ligase, mitochondrial isoform X2: MKRNSRPILYSISLMTSCPCQSSVKSVSHRSACSYSDEHSISTEIPHTQVYVQVNKEATDDKNVTKLAHEFFHRLEMGDTQALSLWQRFRDLSIEEYTQIYKRLGIYFDEYSGESFYREKSQDVLKLLDSKGLLQKTAEGNVVVDLSGTGDLSSVCTVMRSDGTSLYATRDLAAAIHRMDKYNFDTMIYVADKGQRRHFQQVFQMLKIMGYDWAERCQHVPFGIVKGMKTRRGGVTFLEDVLNEVQSRMLQNMASIKTTKQLENPQETAERVGLAAVIIQDFRGTLLSDYQFSWDRVFQSRGDTGVFLQYTHARLCSLEETFGCGYLNDSNVACLQEPQSVSILQHLLRFDEVLYLSSQDLQPKHIVSYLLTLSHLAAVAHKTLQVKDSPPDVAGARLHLFKAVRSVLANGMKLLGITPVCRM, encoded by the exons ATGAAGAGAAACTCCAGACCAATCCTTTACAGCATCTCTTTGAT GACTTCCTGCCCTTGTCAGTCATCAGTCAAGTCAGTATCCCACAGGTCTGCCTGTAGCTACTCCGATGAGCACAGTATCTCAACTGAGATTCCCCACACTCAG GTTTATGTACAAGTTAATAAAGAAGCAACAGATgataaaaatgtaacaaaattgGCACACGAGTTCTTCCACCGACTAGAAATGGGTGACACGCAGGCACTGTCACTGTGGCAGAGATTCCGGGACTTGAGCATTGAAGAGTACACCCAGATTTACAAG CGTCTTGGAATATACTTTGATGAATATTCAGGAGAATCATTTTATCGTGAAAAATCTCAAGATGTCTTAAAGTTGCTTGACAGCAAAGGACTTCTGCAGAAAACAGC GGAGGGAAATGTTGTAGTAGATCTCTCTGGGACTGGTGACCTCTCTTCTGTCTGCACTGTGATGCGAAGTGATGGGACCTCTCTCTATGCCACCAG gGACCTTGCAGCTGCTATACATCGCATGGACAAGTACAATTTTGACACAATGATTTATGTC gcAGACAAAGGGCAAAGAAGGCATTTTCAGCAAGTGTTCCAAATGCTGAAGATCATGGGCTACGACTGGGCGGAAAG GTGCCAGCATGTCCCCTTTGGGATAGTAAAGGGGATGAAGACTCGAAGAGGAGGGGTCACTTTTCTGGAAGATGTCTTAAATGAGGTTCAATCAAGGATGCTACAGAACATGGCTTCCATTAAGA CCACGAAACAATTGGAGAACCCTCAGGAGACGGCAGAGAGAGTGGGGCTTGCCGCCGTCATCATCCAG GACTTCAGAGGCACTCTCTTATCTGACTATCAGTTCAGTTGGGATCGTGTTTTCCAGAGCCGTGGGGACACTGGAGTCTTCCTGCAGTACACCCATGCCCGCCTCTGTAG TTTGGAAGAGACTTTTGGATGTGGGTATCTCAATGACTCCAATGTTGCTTGTTTACAAGAGCCGCAGTCTGTTTCAATTCTCCAGCATCTTCTCAG GTTTGATGAGGTACTTTACCTGTCATCTCAGGACCTACAGCCGAAGCACATCGTTAGCTACCTCCTAACTCTAAG TCACCTTGCAGCTGTGGCACATAAAACACTCCAGGTGAAAGACAGTCCTCCTGATGTGGCTGGG GCCAGACTTCACCTTTTCAAAGCTGTCCGTTCTGTcttagccaatggaatgaaactTCTTGGAATTACACCTGTATGTAGAATGTAA